The genome window AAACTAAAGAGTACATCTAAACCTTAATGTTACAGGAAGACATAATAATCGAGTTGATTTATGATTGCTGATTGAAGATGTGCTTGAAAGTCACATCCTCAGAGTCGTTATGCGTAGtggaatatatatacatgtatatattcttGCTTTTGAGAATTTTAAAAGACGTCTGCCAAAAGAGAAACTGAATATAAGTGTAAGAAAAGTGAAGAAAGAAGtgaagaaagaacaaagaaaaagttaGCCAAGTGAGGAACTGAAGAAGAAAGACAAAGGAGTGAAGAAACCTAATGTTATTGTCCATGTCACACACTAAAATAAATgtttcaataaaagaaaatcactATAGTCTGTCTCCTTACTCATCTCCTAAGTCCTAACCTATGGCCGTTTTGGcttattatattaaaattttaatatccTAATTCCATGactttatatataattaagaattTAAGTCTGGCCCTTGTAAAGCTTAACTTCTCTGGAGCCCGTGAAGTGGTGAATTTTATTCTCGGGGGCCAGTATTTGAAGCAAAAGAGGAGTTAAAAGACAAATAAAGCAAATTTTATCACGGCGATTGAGATACCACGAGTACCTCCCGTTGTCAACAAACCCAAGTTCAGCAAGaagtaaaattaattatttcaaaaaagataaaagaaaaaagttaatGCCCTCAAAAGATGCGAAATGtgtaaacaaaacaaattactCTCATCCTTCTTCCTTCCTTTGTTCCCTTGCAGAGAAACATGACCCATATTTTAAGAAACTAGTTATTAAAGAAGTGGCTTTTTGCCAttttttgatttaaatttgttttattaaaCATGATAATAGATTAGTTGCCAGGGcccttgcaaaaaaaaaaaaaaaaaaactgagagaGAAGGATTTTTGTACTATTACCGattatactatttttttttacctgaaaattgaaaaaaaaaatatatccaaaATTTTTTCAGGGTTTCTCGTTTAGAAGAGAAGCTAATCCGGTGACTATTCTGGCGCTTCTGTCAGAACTCCTTGGTTTCACCGCCGGTGGCTGCCACTCGCAGTAATTTTTCACCTGCGAATATGACTCAGAAGTTGTCGTCACTTCCGCTTCTGTTTCCGTTACCTCTCCGAATATCAGGTCCAGTTCTCCGCACTCACTCGCCGCCTTCTTCTCCTGGACTTCAATTTTTGTGTCCTCGGAGACGGCGGTCTCGTTTTCGGGAAATGGAGAATCCTGGATTTCAACTTTGGTGTCTTCCACCACTGCGGCGTCGTGTTGGGAGGCTCTGGTGTAGGGAGACAACCATTTGGCACGTATGTACTCGGCTTTTCTCCAGGGAGGGAAGTGCATTCCCTTCTTCTTGAGGCTCTGTTTGGCTGCCTCAGCCACGATCGATACGATCTGCCCTAGCCGGTCCACTTTCCCGACGAAGATATAGGGCACCGATTGCAGCATCCCCTTGTAAGAACCAGTCGATCGGGCTATTTCAAACTCCGAtcgaaaatcaatgtctaccaACAATCTCTCCCCTTCAACGATCACATCAATATATTCGTATTCACCTGTACACAATAACAAAACTATCGATTTtctcaatttatttttgaagaTAAGAAACATTGTTTTGAGAGAAATTCAGAGGTACCTGCAGGAAAAGAAGGGGATTGATCCCATTTTGATTTGCAAATTGAGGAATCGTAACCGAGAGAGAACAGGCTATCGGCTACGATCTTTCTCAACTCGTCCTTTCGCTTTTGATTCTTGTTCTTCTCTACGATCATCGCAGTATCTGCTAACAGGTTTCTCTCTACTACACTTGGGCAAGGAATCAAAGTCTGTTCAAACAAAATGTCCACTGACCATCAATTGATTTCGCTTTCGAAAAAAGTTCTAGATTTTATAAAGCTTCGGCAGATAATCTGCGCTATGTTAGGTTTGAAAGAAATTTTACCTTGAGTAAGTCGCAGGCATCACCAGATGATCCGCCGTTGATCGACTCGCCAAATGCATCAAATTCATCATCGGAGCTGTCGTTCCCGTTTCTATTAAAACAATTGCAGCGATTGCGGCCTCGAAGCTGCTTCTCGTTGCTTTCTTCCATGTAGTTCTGCACCATTTTCGCCAAGCAGACAGAGCTCGGCTCGAACTCGTGAGTAGCTGTTCCGTCTTTGCCATCTTGTGTTTGTTCACCAACACCGGGCTTGTCCGCCGAGGAAACTCGAAATTGCCGATCAAAAAGCCTCTTGAGCCGAGATTTCAACACAGGTTTAGCGGGTTCGGGTCGGAACTGGGGATCATGATCGGAATCGATTGGCTGGATCTTCATAGGGAAAGGCATAACTCTGAAGACGATGAAAGAAAGTGACGAAAACCCAAGATTAAAGGTCAGAGATGAATTGGAAGTTGCTAATTATACTCGGTTGAAACGCCAGTGTCAGTTCTGCTCCATTATGCAGAGCTTTAAAAACCTGGATTCCCTTCTAAAGTCACAGACTCACAGTGACTATTCAATGACTGATTCAGTGATTCTTGTGCATAAATTCGCAAAATACATGAAATCTCTGCAGCCAAACACTGCTACTTCCGATCAGTCCTCATTTATCAAGAGGAACACTGCACCGCGATCTCTAAAAGTCTTTCCGGCCAAAAAATTCGCTGAAAATATCTGAAATCTACCAAAATTATCTTGCAAGCGAAATGGGATACCTTGCTCTACCGAGTATGGCcagaaaagaaagggaaaaaaaatcaaggtaGAGAATCGAATAACTTTTGAGATTGAAATTCAGTCGAAGATCGCTTTTCTTGGCTTAAGATTTTTCGTGAAAGACATGGTTGCGATGATCAAGGAGACGAGCATTGTTTGTAGTTATGAAAGATATGATCGCCGGAACATTCATTTCTCCGCCGATACACTGATCTCCGGCAATGGatcagtgagagagagagagttacaaAAGGCTTTTTTCAGAGGCCTCTGGTGTATTGAGAGCGATGGAGTGTGCAAGTGAAGGTTTGGGACTTTATTGGGGAAGTTGAAGGATGAAGTGTCGATGACGTGGCTTAGAGTGTCCACGTATAATCCTACGTGGTTTAGTTTATCCAGTAATGTAAGATCCAACCTACTCTTGATCCGTTAATTCATCGACATGTGGCCTTGTTTGTCGTGATTGGTATCAACACCTTGCTATTAACCTAGTGATTATATCTTCGAATTTATAGATGAAAGATCTTTTAGGTCGGAAGTTCAAACGAATGAGACGTAATTTCTTAAGATTtcttggatttcgtggatcgaGAGTTGATGAGACGGGTATACTTTTTGAGAGGGTTTAAGAGCCATATTTTGGGTCTCGATCCAATCTTATTTGTGCGTTGGATTTCAGCTCAGGATTAAATTAGTAATCCTAATCATCCCGAGTTTAAAACTGATTCAGGGGTCACAGGTcacaaaaaaatcatgattggtAACTTTGTTACTTAATGACTGAGTTACCCCCAACATTATGGTGCATTCGTTGCGGGGACATGGGAAATGCATTTACATGATAGTGGGGCAGATtcgaaatttgaaagaaggtggaggtgagaAATATGGGGGAGGGGGGCGGGTTCAGGTGGTTGAGTGGCTATGAGATGGATGGTGGAGAAGCACGCGTAACATTATGCGACACGTGTTTTCGTTTTGTTGGTTGATCGGTTACTTGGAAATCAGTTTTTGAAACACGAAATTTGAATGCACGAATCTTTTTATAGCCGTTGGATTGATCATTCTATGTTCCCAATACAGTCCCATGATTGGAAATGAGAGTAATGTGCACACGTGAAAAGACTATTTTACCCAATGAATAATAACTATTTTACGAAAGTGTtgcattttctttaaaaaaaacggGGGAGAAATGATTCAAACCTTTTTTTATAAGGATGATACACACTATCTTTATCACTCTAACTAGTGACTCGGGTGTAAAAGTGTTGCATTCttggtttttctttgttttcttattatttaaCTTTATAAAATGTAGTGTTTTGCCATATATTTATTGGTCGtttgaaaataattaatgtttaCCATAGagaaaatactaaaaaaaagaCTTGAAATTAATCAAATCATGAGATTTTAGTGAAATTAATTTCGACTCCACTCACTCTTGCACATTGACCTTGGCTTTGTTAAATAAAATGGCAACACGTTAAACTCATCGTGGATGATTAATACTTGTTAAGTTAATGTCAATGTTGGAGAAAACAATAATGTAGTGTCCATTATGGGGTGcaagttaatttttttaatatatatgtcaaattagtattatcatatatatacacattataGATTCTATATACTACTAACATACAAATTAGAtagattttaaagtttttttttttaaattattagcTACCGCCACATGTCAATGTTGGGAGCTTAGTTTTTGTAGGTTTTGGGGTGTTTTCATGGGTTAGGGTAGAGGTGTGAATTGGTCGGTTTGGTCGGCTATTTTACATTGGGACACCCGGGCCGAAATTTCGGTTTTTTTAGATATAGAAAACCGATAACCAACGGTCACGCTTAACTTGACATGAAAACCGCCCAACGGTTTTCGGTTATTATGGTCGGTTTTTCGGTTTTTTGGTTATTGGTCAAATATTTGGGCTTGATACACTAACTTAGTATACTAgctaaatatgtgaaaaattaaatagCCATTTGGCCCTTGCGCATAAGGCATATGTTGCACATCCAATATCCATAATTCAAAGAAGTaaagaaagattgaaagacTAAAGTAAAAAACGAATTTAAGGTCTAAGGACCACACTTGggccattgattcaaaattcaatggtccaaattacaattatcattataatatatttaagtcattaataataagaaattattaagaataaaagattataattttataagtaaacttgtaaatttgtacatttgtaaaactttaacttacttaactatattatatatttaatatttataaatatataatttcggTCGGTTCGGTCGGTTTGATCGGTTTgtcttgataaataaaaaaccgACCGAATTTTCGGTTTTTTTAACCTAGCATAACCGATCAATTCGGTTTTCACTTACATGTATTATATGAACCACCCAATCAATCGGTTCGGTCGAGCGgttcggttttttcggttaatttTCACAACCCTAGGTTAGGGAATGAGTGTTCTTGAAAAATCTATTCTAGCTTGGGAGTTATTCAAAATGTGTTCTCATGGGTTTGAAAAACACTTTACACTATTTTACCCACTGAATAATGACTATTTTACGAGTGTGTTGcattcttggtttttttttttcccctctgttttcttattatttaaCTTTATAAAATGTAGTGATTTGCCATATATTTATTGGTCGtttgaaaataattaatgtttaCCATAGAGAAAATACTAAAAAAAGACttgaaattaataaaatcatgaGATTTTAGTGAAATTAATTTCGACTCCACTCACTCTTGCACAATGACCTTGACTTTGTTAAATAAAATAGCAACGCGTTAAACTCACTGTGAATGATTAACACTTACTGAGTTAATATCAATGTTGGAGTAAACAATAATGTGGCGTCCATTATGGGGtgcaaattaattttttaatatatatatatatattatagattcTATATACTACTATTAACATACAAATTAcatagattttttatttttaagttttttttattggctACCCCATAATGGACGCTAAGGTTGTGCTTGGGAGCTTAGTTTTTGTAGGTTTTGGGGTGTTTTCATGGGTTAGGGTATGAGTGTTCTTGAAAAATCTACTCTAGCTTGGGAGTTTTTCAAAATGTGTTCTCATGGGTTTGACAAAAAACACTTTAGAacagctctttttttttaaccgcgAGAACGATACTTTATAAGTTTATTTTTTGAACATacaatatgagtctaaacttgaGTTGTCAGACTTACACGTATAAAAGTTTTTCACCTGATAATATGATAAGTTGAGCCAAAGTCCAGCGCGTACCCACAAGGACATTGCTCGcagtgaaaatcgaacttaAAACCTTTTGAATCCATATGGTTTAGCTTCAGAAAAATTCACcaactaaactatcacccaaTTAAGTTAACACTTTAGAACAACGAGAGAAGATGTTTAGATGTACGTGTTTTAAAAGAACAACTCCATGATTCATGCATTTTGTAGACAGAAATAATCTTAGTCAAATTAATAACTTCAAATcacattgaaaattttaatttttattaaaccCATGAGAAACACATGTGAATTAAACTCCCCAGCATAATCTTGTATCATTCAAACTCCATCATTTAAAACATTCCAAAaccacaaagcatcaaaaacacataaaacacacatacaagaaaaatcaaaagctcatGGGTTAACAATACCCCCTGAAAAtctgaaatatttttcatataaacGTCAGCTTTTatgtatcatatatatatatagaggaattttcACATAAAGGTCTCATATAAAAGTGAAAAATAAGGGtgtatgtttacaccattgatttgaaacacgTGAGACATAAGGTAGTGGACTCCACttatcatctcattcatctacACCGTTAAAAaataacccttattttacacttcATACATTAGATCCTCGTGTGAGAattactctctctatatatatacatacaatattTGTAGTGCATATCAACAGTAGAATTATTTGACCAGACCAAAGCTTTCTCCCTGAGTGGGGCACGTGAATAACGACAAAAGGAAAGTTGAAATTCTAATAATTACAGTGACAAAAAATTGATAAGGCATTGTAGTAAAATTTGTTTGTTTACACAGTACAGTAATGATGTTGTTATTGATGTTTAAATTATTTAACAGCTGGGGTGCTCATTGCAAATCCGTAATTAGTCAAAAGTGTTGAATTAAGTGGATCATTAGTACTTTATTAGaggagccattagttggagtgTAATGAATTCACAAGAGAAAattaatcaagaaaaatataCTCGTATATGGTAGTCATTTGTGGATAAGGGTTACAAGTGGGTGAGTTATAATTATGTGAGAATATTGCTAAAGAAGACAAGTCACAcatcaaatgcccaaaaaagggttttgttttttgaaaaaagttAACATAGACTTCTCTGCAATCAATATTCTTTGTATGGTAATCTGCACTACTGGTGTACTGTCCCTATATTCTAGTGCAAGCAATTAAAAAAgggtcctatatatatatatatataaattaatatgtgcctttttatttttgttcatgTTTTGAAATGATGCAATTTGTAATAATTTGTCATTAATCTGTTGGCTTTATTTGCTTTTATGTGTTATAACTTTAATGTGCCACACTTAAGTGAACTTCTTTTGATGATGTCTATTGAAATAATTGAAAACTCATCATGATttaactctctttttttgggAAACATGGACCTAATAATGCTTTAAATTTTCACTGTTTTGGATGAGATGCCTTTAAGATATTGCAATTAGGCCTTTACTTTCACAATTGCCAAGAAATTAGCCCTAATTTCAACCCTTACCTTTCCTCAATCCCAAAAGttactttctcttctttttttttaaaatatttcttaATTGAGGGTCATTTGCTTCGCATATATTTTTGAATATGTTTAGTATATGATGCTCGAAATAGTCCTATTTTTAGTAAAAGATATTTATCGATGTTAGAGTAGTGAGTCAAacttaaattttcaattaaaagaGCATATCTCCAGACCAACTCGACCCCTCTCGTTGGGTTAGGCTAATTTAGATTCACAATTATTGAGTTCTGTTTGGGACATTGGATTGCACTAGATTGGAATGGGTTACCATTATCATGTTAATTGTTGCAAAATTATGAattaagaaataagaaaaacaaaagtacatgcttttaatttgttttggaaaaaaaggATTTTTGCTAAAGAAAGAGTGGGGTATAAGCCTAAAGTTGATAAGTCTCATTTTCCATCAAAACTAAACAAGGAGGTTATCAATGAGTGGCCCTCTCTTTATCTCCTACAAATGTAATGACAGATGAGGAGTCCCAATCCATATAAATGACCCCACAAATTATAATAACAATCCCTTAACATATTAACCCcacgtcatatatatatatatataacatctaTTGTAATAGGATTAAGGAGTATCCATTAAATGccaattaaaaatttattatttaaaatagcCAACCGAATCTCTATTGAACAACCTTAATTTATTTCAACCAACCCATCCAATTATTTCATGGTGGATGTGAACAACTCTTTAGGGaatcaaaagggaaaaaaaatagctGTTTTGGGTTGAAGATGCTAACATCATGAGGACATATGCACTATTTTGGTGACCATCCTCTACACAAAAACCACCTTGTACTATACTAAAGAAAGGTCATCTACTATACAACCACTTCAACCCAAAATACGAGAGCAAATGTCACTAATCTCCAAAAAAAACACCATTTGTTGGCCTACCTAACactttgttgttttcttctcaAATCTATCTCTATCTAATTACcttgttaattaatttatttttcacaacaCAGCCTTGCACACACTCTATATTTGGACCCACAATATTTGAGATATGTAATAGCCTTTACTTTCTTGCAATATTTATAAACTAAACTTTACTAAATAATAATAGTTATGGTTAAGTACATAATAAATAGATGCATATGGTATACCTATAATAAAAGGGGTCAAAGTCCCCATAGAGTGGAAGTCATGTGTTTCCCTACAGTTTTAATTACAGACGTTACGATAAACAAACTAGACGTATATGATTAAATCTGTAATGACTTCTATTCTATTGTAGAAGCCTTTATCCGATTGTGAAAGATCGACTGGTGCATATAGGATATACCTAGGTGCACCTAGAGGTTATCATCCCCTTGTAAAGCAAACAAATATTGAATTCTATGTATTTACTTATGATGAGATGAAGGTTGATGAAGACATAAAGATATGTGTGAAAATGAAAGTCTTACATATATAAGAAATGATGGCTCTGTCTTTGTTCTATCTCATCAACACTCAAAGTAAAAACCTCTCCTGTTTGgcactatttatatatatatatttcatatttgtggtTGGAATAATGTATTGGGTTTGCTTTGTTTAGTTGTGAATGTGGTTTAggtcactatatatatataaataattgcacAATCAACTTTGTATTATTTGtaaatttgagtttttttttttttttaaagatgtaATTTTTAGTTTGAACAAGTCTAGACCAAAGGGGGCCCAAACGTAAAATAAAATGTCATGAcagtttgtatttttctttataATATGAAAAATACCCAGATGATATAAGTAAGATATGAGGTTAACTAAACATGATCCCACACTTGTGAAAGATTTATTTGTTAGTTTTGGGTGTGATTTGAACTTTGTTCTTCAGTCAAACAATCAGATATGTACTGAGCTGTTATTGTTTTTGGGTGTTTGTTTTCTTTACAATGAGGAAACAAGGTTAGTGTATAAATATAATGCACAAACATCTGTTTCTTATGATGGGATATAAAATTTAATCTGAAAAAGTCCACAACCATGAAATAAAGAGCTAGTAGGGGTCCAATTGTGATCATATCATCATATGTGGCAAGTCATATCCATGTcttgtattattatttttgttgtcaTTGATGAAGAGGTGCCAAAATTCTAGAAGAATTTCTTTCTCCACTAGAGAGTGAGTGAATATACGTTAGGTAGTCGTGTAATCAAACTCTTAAACCACTTAACTTTCATGATAAACAAGTGAGGGTATGAGCTATCGAGTTCCCCTCTTACCAAACTTGTTAGCAAACAATCATCTCCAACGTGCGTCTTAACTGAAAAATACCCAATGATATAATGAGGAGATTATTTTTCCCCTAGCTGTGTGCGTTTAGCTCTGCCTAAATGAGTAATTAATCAATTTCATCTCAAAGTAGATAAGTTACAGGTGAGACAATGTAACAAGTTGAACCAAAACACCACATATGAATAATGCTACAGACTCTCAATTTTTGACCCTCGCTTTACCCCTAATTCAATGTGACGTGTTTAATagttattaattataaatatatatgtagagcTCATTTAATATCCAATATCTCACATTGATTGCGGGGTAAAAGGAGGAGGATTTGGGGGCTCACAAGTAAAACAGAGATTATGCCACTAAAAGCAAATGATCATTGCTACTGAAGCAGGTAATTCATCTCTAGGGCTAGGGTTTTCAATCACTTTCCAATACCAATTTCAACAAGTTGCAGAGTCATTGAGGCATCTAGAGGGGGCCCAACAAGTGGTGTATGGTTTAATAGTCTGACATTATACTGGTGACAATGTGAGCCCACCTGTGGCTTGTTGCACTGGTGGGGAAAACTAAAAGCTAGTGTGTGGTTGTGTTGCCTTATTGGGACTCTGTTAGGAGAGTTGTACAGGCCCATTTTTGGCCAATCTATTACAAAAATATCACTTAATAATTTCCTCTATAACATGTGTTCCCCACATGACAGGCACTGAACATCTTATATATAATTGGACTTCTTTCCCTTTTTAGGCTGTTTAATTCAAACTACTATGTTAGAAACCACTTGTAAGTTTGTGTACCATATCTCACATTGTTGTTTAGGTATTAAAATGCTGTTAGAAATCAAACACTAAACACATCAAATATATTGTTCGCTCTGTGCCACCAATTCACACACATTTGTTCTTTAGGGGTTGACGTTATTGGCTCTTAGGGCTAGAAAACACATCACTTGTGTGAGATGTACAATAATATTATGTATAAACTACTGATTTGGTTATGCCAATATGATGTGGTATATAGTCCTAATACTAATGGGTTGCGTTATGTCAGACCCAAGTACCCAA of Tripterygium wilfordii isolate XIE 37 chromosome 13, ASM1340144v1, whole genome shotgun sequence contains these proteins:
- the LOC120011867 gene encoding uncharacterized protein LOC120011867; protein product: MPFPMKIQPIDSDHDPQFRPEPAKPVLKSRLKRLFDRQFRVSSADKPGVGEQTQDGKDGTATHEFEPSSVCLAKMVQNYMEESNEKQLRGRNRCNCFNRNGNDSSDDEFDAFGESINGGSSGDACDLLKTLIPCPSVVERNLLADTAMIVEKNKNQKRKDELRKIVADSLFSLGYDSSICKSKWDQSPSFPAGEYEYIDVIVEGERLLVDIDFRSEFEIARSTGSYKGMLQSVPYIFVGKVDRLGQIVSIVAEAAKQSLKKKGMHFPPWRKAEYIRAKWLSPYTRASQHDAAVVEDTKVEIQDSPFPENETAVSEDTKIEVQEKKAASECGELDLIFGEVTETEAEVTTTSESYSQVKNYCEWQPPAVKPRSSDRSARIVTGLASLLNEKP